The following proteins are encoded in a genomic region of Dethiobacter alkaliphilus AHT 1:
- a CDS encoding GerMN domain-containing protein: MQFFKGQTKLMIIIMALGVLLGGCSGRNTSNGDPVEPIAPGVEKGEAQALQGGFYVRSSDVQIRDLAVTRSGPLTLVATASRGVYLLEGDGNLSWEMAMSSEPLVTYLEPEGRYLAVGTAGGKLLIMDPDQTERATKSLDGPVDLISVSGDGENILIRVSGKEKEEAKEPDTLLLLNKEGEVQWEKTFPAVLDAKIAGRGNDVFINWLEDDEPVLGVFSIDGEPLWERAGQNLMSLDSEASMLFSARENQVFRYNRSGTENWSYEAEGTVNRIILARDGSRLALVITDEATQNQQLLYLNANGEKLWSVRLPDESNVVLSPNGRQVIVSSWRQYRDDSTHVITYNQDGEEINSLGVAGRAEKMVLADRTSVLVLGLEDGRVYYLSIQDQSVQQSDVVQEMEKTVEDYYNPVSFTRGEGESLITLFFYDENASNLIPVTRRIKRTSSLLRSSIDELVRGPVQGSRLSRTIPKDAQVGVSVEEGTVQLDLPAQLDEMAGSTFITGVLDSLLFTVSQFPTVEQVRYTVDGQEQEFFGQEGMAIDEPFASRRFGRQEGERLIFAPAQSGDRYYLRMTTNEFLPLRDRALIETLVRYVLAESQPFFSYNLELQDVTIENSVVHVDLAQPIRRHLGNDAESAARAAMLRDAISLTIAENAFYSQIQITVDGEIPQTSQLYLPWSSVISRPYFVNLED, translated from the coding sequence ATGCAATTTTTTAAGGGACAAACAAAGTTAATGATTATAATAATGGCCCTGGGTGTATTATTGGGAGGCTGCAGTGGCCGCAACACAAGCAATGGGGACCCAGTGGAGCCCATTGCCCCCGGCGTGGAAAAAGGAGAAGCGCAGGCTCTGCAGGGTGGATTTTACGTGAGAAGCAGTGATGTGCAAATCCGTGATCTTGCTGTGACCAGAAGCGGCCCTCTTACGCTGGTGGCCACCGCATCACGGGGTGTATACCTTTTGGAGGGCGATGGGAATTTAAGCTGGGAGATGGCCATGAGCAGCGAACCGCTGGTAACTTATCTGGAGCCGGAGGGGCGTTATCTGGCTGTAGGTACCGCCGGAGGAAAGCTCTTAATCATGGACCCGGACCAAACTGAGCGGGCCACAAAAAGTTTAGACGGACCTGTGGACCTGATTTCTGTTTCCGGGGACGGAGAAAATATTTTAATCAGGGTTTCCGGCAAAGAAAAAGAAGAAGCAAAAGAGCCGGATACTTTACTGCTGTTAAACAAAGAGGGAGAAGTACAATGGGAAAAAACATTCCCTGCAGTACTGGATGCCAAAATTGCCGGCAGAGGCAATGATGTTTTTATCAATTGGCTGGAAGACGATGAACCGGTGTTGGGCGTATTCTCCATTGACGGCGAACCCCTTTGGGAGCGTGCCGGGCAGAATCTGATGAGCCTGGATAGCGAAGCTTCCATGCTGTTTAGCGCCAGGGAAAATCAAGTGTTCCGCTATAACAGAAGCGGTACCGAGAATTGGAGCTATGAAGCAGAGGGCACCGTAAACAGGATTATTCTGGCCCGGGACGGCTCCCGCCTGGCCTTGGTCATTACAGATGAAGCCACGCAAAATCAACAACTGCTTTATCTTAATGCAAATGGGGAGAAACTATGGAGTGTACGGCTGCCCGATGAGTCTAACGTGGTTTTATCTCCTAACGGACGACAGGTTATCGTTTCCTCCTGGCGTCAGTACCGGGATGATTCCACCCACGTGATAACTTATAACCAGGATGGTGAGGAAATAAACAGCCTGGGGGTTGCCGGCCGCGCAGAGAAAATGGTTCTTGCCGACCGCACTTCCGTGTTGGTGTTGGGTCTGGAGGACGGAAGGGTCTACTACCTGAGCATACAGGACCAATCCGTGCAGCAGTCGGACGTGGTGCAGGAAATGGAGAAGACCGTGGAGGATTATTATAATCCGGTGAGCTTTACTCGGGGCGAAGGGGAAAGCTTAATCACTCTGTTTTTCTACGATGAAAATGCCAGCAATCTGATTCCCGTTACCCGCCGTATCAAGCGGACTTCTTCCCTTTTGCGCTCCAGCATCGATGAGTTAGTCCGGGGCCCTGTCCAGGGTAGTCGCCTGAGCCGTACCATCCCCAAAGATGCACAAGTAGGAGTTTCTGTGGAAGAGGGTACGGTGCAGCTGGATTTGCCAGCCCAACTGGATGAGATGGCCGGCAGCACTTTTATCACCGGCGTTTTGGATTCCCTGCTTTTTACCGTTAGCCAGTTTCCCACCGTTGAGCAAGTGCGCTATACTGTGGACGGCCAGGAGCAGGAATTTTTCGGACAGGAAGGAATGGCCATTGATGAACCTTTTGCGTCCCGGCGCTTTGGGCGCCAGGAAGGAGAACGGCTGATTTTTGCTCCGGCCCAATCCGGCGACAGGTATTACCTGCGTATGACCACCAACGAGTTCTTACCTTTAAGAGACCGGGCTTTGATTGAGACGCTGGTACGTTATGTGTTAGCCGAAAGCCAGCCATTCTTCTCTTACAATCTGGAACTGCAGGATGTAACCATTGAGAACAGCGTTGTGCACGTGGACCTGGCCCAACCCATAAGACGGCATCTGGGAAATGATGCAGAGTCCGCTGCCAGGGCCGCCATGCTCCGCGATGCCATCAGCCTGACAATCGCTGAAAATGCGTTTTACTCACAGATACAAATAACAGTGGACGGAGAAATACCGCAAACTTCTCAGTTATATCTGCCGTGGAGCAGTGTTATTTCACGGCCGTACTTTGTTAATCTGGAAGATTAA